Within the Deinococcus ruber genome, the region GTATACGTGCTGCTGGGCACGTTCAGTTTGCCCGCGATCTTCACGGTACTGTCGAAGGAGGAACGCTGGGCCAGCGAGCGGGCGCGGTTGAGATCGGTCATCAGCTGCACGGCCCCGTCGCGCAGCTGCGATTTGCGGTAATTGCTGGCCGACAGCGCCACCAGCGCCCCCGCCAGAATGCCGATGATGGCGATCACCACCAGCAGTTCGAGCAGCGTAAAGCCCTGAAGAGTGCGGCGCTGCCGAGCCGGGCACTCAGTTCTCATTGGCCTTCCACTGAATCTGGCTGCCGTCGAGCTTGATGGTGGCGGTGTCGTAACTGCCGTCTGTATTGGCTATTCCCCGGCGAATAACCGATGTCCAGGTTTTCACGGTGGGAAACGACGGCGGCATGATGCCCTCGCTGGTTCGCACGTCATAGACGAAATCGCGTCCGTACCCGCGCCCGTCGGTCTTTCCGAATGCGCCGTAATAGTTCTCGATGACGCCGCCCAACAGATACACGTTGCCCATGCTGTCATCGGCTGCACCCTGGTCGTAGCCGTCCACCGTCACCCGGCCTTTACTCGCCATCAGCACCGCCTGAATTTTGGCATTGACCGGCATACCCGCCGCGCCGTAGTTGACCGGGCTGTCGAGCGCCACGTCGCCCTCGGCAGAGTAGATGCCCAGCATGTTGGTGACCGCCGGGGCGGTGCAGTTCGGAGTCTGGGCCGTGCCGGTGCATGGCGGGGTTTCGTAGGTCAGGTCGCTGCCGACATGGACGGTGCCGTTCGACACCACGTCGAGCTGCGCGAAATCGGCGACAGCGGGCGGCGTGTTGGCGGGCGTGGAGGTGGTGTCACTGGCGGGCGTGCGGGCTGGGCCGTGCAGCCGCTGAATGCCCGTTACCGGCTGCCCGTTGGCATCGGTCGCGACGCTGCCGTCGGCGTTTCTGGGTGCGTCGGCGTAAATCACACCGTTGAAGCTGGAATACGCGGTTGGAGCCAGCGGGTTGGTGTTGGCGGCCAGGGCAGCCGCGCCCGCCGCCGAAGCGGCATCGACCCACTCGCCCGTCGCTGCGACCTGAACGGCGGCTTTCCATGCCCCACCGACCAGCACGAAGACCCTGTGATCCGGGGTGGTGGCGAGCTGGGTGGTGGCTCCGCCCTTGGTGTACGAGATGAGCTGGGCTTTGGGGTAGCCGCTGGGCGGAGTAGGCGCGGTGGAAGGCGTGCTGACCGCCAGCCCCAGATCGCTGACGCCGCCGCCCAGATACAGCCCGCCCGCGTGCGCCGCCGCCTGCTGATCGTTGCTGTTGGTGGGCAGCGGCACATAATTGGCGTTCCAGTTCACGCCGTTCTTGAAATCGGGCTTGCTACAGCCGCCGCCGCCGCCACAGATCGACGGGATGATCTCGGTGGTACTCGACCCAATCGCCGCCGCACTGGTAAACGTATGCTTGCTGTACGCGCCGGGCGTGATTCCCGAACACATCTCTGTGCCAGTGATGTCGACCGAGGTGGTGAAGTTCGGCACACAGCCCGCCGAGCTGACAGAGCCGGAAAACACCGGATTCTCTTCAAAGTTGAAGACCTCGT harbors:
- a CDS encoding pilus assembly FimT family protein → MRTECPARQRRTLQGFTLLELLVVIAIIGILAGALVALSASNYRKSQLRDGAVQLMTDLNRARSLAQRSSFDSTVKIAGKLNVPSSTYTTVWGDSATPITRSLPASVQIAPISSAASASSLTYTAPYAETNTIGTVWEVSSLGSSDRLYVNSHLAVS
- a CDS encoding DUF4900 domain-containing protein; this encodes MKDGQKTAGATLILTVLIVLLLLAVILATTGQLALSARRSSADQNATLQAQYVAESGVARAQARLNLISKLLDTSGTVTTADGQVVKTGLQIPDGTASTQIGTMVQSLCGVAALPAPSATPLPCPDMSTVGGVLNTLTSKTASRLDLFTTYIKPDAFPALGYPLDATLPSPVQSFWTEVFSNAASNGLTWSGAAGDGTYTTNVGLKLQSVQRSATDKYVLVLAVPRVAASGTVSSASRKLAVSSPTTYRLEIGRGSFAQYALFTNHHFLDAASETACQNDPVNCDRITFISKTSFSGPVHTNEVFNFEENPVFSGSVSSAGCVPNFTTSVDITGTEMCSGITPGAYSKHTFTSAAAIGSSTTEIIPSICGGGGGCSKPDFKNGVNWNANYVPLPTNSNDQQAAAHAGGLYLGGGVSDLGLAVSTPSTAPTPPSGYPKAQLISYTKGGATTQLATTPDHRVFVLVGGAWKAAVQVAATGEWVDAASAAGAAALAANTNPLAPTAYSSFNGVIYADAPRNADGSVATDANGQPVTGIQRLHGPARTPASDTTSTPANTPPAVADFAQLDVVSNGTVHVGSDLTYETPPCTGTAQTPNCTAPAVTNMLGIYSAEGDVALDSPVNYGAAGMPVNAKIQAVLMASKGRVTVDGYDQGAADDSMGNVYLLGGVIENYYGAFGKTDGRGYGRDFVYDVRTSEGIMPPSFPTVKTWTSVIRRGIANTDGSYDTATIKLDGSQIQWKANEN